One Streptomyces sp. R28 DNA window includes the following coding sequences:
- a CDS encoding TIGR03767 family metallophosphoesterase, whose product MSRIRSVASSALGIHRRTLLAATGAVTLSAGVGYALRPTESQAATTTSPASAPGAGAGNAAAEAPVGASRKVPVALAPYTRGTTLTSVAAPRGTSGYRRLGHGPGWKRVVRENLTAAKSGRESRRTALAAFVQLTDLHLIDAQHPLRLEYLRSTDVHAWRPQEALTVPGAVALVERINALRGAPVTGAPFHFAMTTGDNTDNNAKSELEWFLTVMSGGRVTPNTGDPRSYEGVQNSGLKLYWQADDSVRDADKQLGFPLIDGFLAAAVRELRSPGLNIPWYSTVGNHDAMPLGTYASHSDSYLTDLAVGGKKLMNVSAGDAKKLQDSLKQDKDPRGTVFKDFLKAHARSMRSVTPDESRAPFTPRDYLRAHLNPAHRGLGPVGHGYSTANLDANTQYYSFRIAEDVIGISLDTTDPGGHYEGSIGAAQFNWLDRTLRENKDSYAIIFSHHTSETMGNLRRDPARPNERRVGGAEVVELLTGHRNVLAWVNGHIHKNVITPRSGAGGGSFWEISTASHVDFPQLARIIEVVDNKDGTLSLFTTLIESSAPHTTDFTDLSQTGLAALYRELSFNAPGARSTLAGDRKDRNTELVLKKG is encoded by the coding sequence ATGTCGCGCATACGCTCTGTCGCCAGCTCCGCGCTGGGGATCCACCGCCGTACCCTGCTCGCCGCCACCGGAGCGGTGACCCTCTCCGCCGGCGTCGGCTACGCCCTGCGGCCCACCGAAAGCCAGGCCGCCACCACCACGAGCCCCGCGAGCGCACCGGGCGCCGGCGCGGGCAACGCCGCCGCCGAGGCGCCCGTCGGCGCCTCCCGCAAGGTGCCGGTCGCGCTCGCGCCGTACACCCGCGGCACCACCCTCACCTCGGTCGCCGCCCCGCGCGGCACCTCCGGCTACCGGCGGCTCGGCCACGGTCCCGGCTGGAAGCGGGTCGTCCGCGAGAACCTGACGGCGGCCAAGTCGGGGCGCGAGAGCCGGCGTACGGCGCTCGCCGCCTTCGTGCAGCTCACCGACCTGCACCTGATCGACGCCCAGCACCCGCTGCGGCTGGAGTACCTGCGCTCGACCGACGTGCACGCCTGGCGGCCGCAGGAGGCGCTCACCGTGCCGGGCGCCGTCGCGCTCGTCGAGCGGATCAACGCGCTGCGGGGCGCCCCCGTCACCGGTGCCCCGTTCCACTTCGCCATGACCACCGGCGACAACACGGACAACAACGCCAAGTCCGAGCTGGAGTGGTTCCTGACGGTGATGAGCGGCGGCCGCGTCACCCCGAACACCGGTGACCCGCGCAGCTACGAGGGCGTCCAGAACAGCGGCCTGAAGCTGTACTGGCAGGCCGACGACAGCGTCCGCGACGCCGACAAGCAGCTCGGCTTCCCGCTCATCGACGGCTTCCTCGCCGCCGCGGTCCGTGAACTGCGCAGCCCCGGCCTGAACATCCCCTGGTACTCGACGGTCGGCAACCACGACGCGATGCCGCTCGGCACCTACGCCTCGCACAGCGACTCCTATCTGACCGACCTCGCCGTCGGCGGCAAGAAGCTGATGAACGTGTCGGCGGGCGACGCCAAGAAGCTCCAGGACTCCCTCAAGCAGGACAAGGACCCGAGGGGCACCGTCTTCAAGGACTTCCTCAAGGCCCACGCCCGCTCGATGCGCTCGGTCACGCCGGACGAGAGCCGGGCCCCGTTCACGCCCAGGGACTATCTGCGGGCCCACCTGAACCCGGCCCACCGCGGCCTCGGCCCGGTCGGGCACGGCTACTCGACGGCCAACCTGGACGCGAACACCCAGTACTACAGCTTCCGCATCGCCGAGGACGTCATCGGCATCAGCCTCGACACCACCGACCCCGGCGGCCACTACGAAGGGTCCATCGGGGCGGCCCAGTTCAACTGGCTGGACCGGACGCTGCGGGAGAACAAGGACTCGTACGCGATCATCTTCAGCCATCACACCAGCGAGACGATGGGCAACCTCCGCCGCGACCCGGCCCGCCCGAACGAGCGGCGCGTGGGCGGCGCCGAGGTGGTCGAGCTCCTCACCGGTCACCGCAACGTCCTCGCCTGGGTGAACGGCCACATCCACAAGAACGTCATCACCCCGCGCTCCGGCGCCGGCGGCGGCTCCTTCTGGGAGATCTCCACCGCCTCCCACGTCGACTTCCCCCAACTCGCCCGGATCATCGAGGTGGTGGACAACAAGGACGGCACGCTCTCGCTCTTCACCACCCTGATCGAGTCCTCGGCCCCGCACACCACGGACTTCACGGACCTCTCCCAGACGGGCCTGGCCGCCCTCTACCGCGAGCTGTCCTTCAACGCGCCGGGCGCCCGGTCGACGCTGGCGGGTGACCGGAAGGACCGCAACACCGAGCTGGTGTTGAAGAAGGGCTGA
- a CDS encoding NUDIX hydrolase produces the protein MRKNLRVAAYAICVRDGQLLLARSPAPGGGFEWVLPGGGMEHGEDPYDTVVREVEEETGYVVEPTGLLGMDSFHRLFPGRSLRRGVDHHGVRLVYEAQITGGELRYETNGSTDMAAWHPLDAVPDLTLVPMVEKGLALWRERPATGRVPRKMNTE, from the coding sequence GTGCGGAAGAACTTGAGGGTGGCGGCCTACGCCATTTGCGTACGTGACGGACAACTCCTCCTCGCGCGGTCCCCGGCGCCCGGCGGCGGCTTCGAGTGGGTCCTGCCCGGCGGCGGCATGGAACACGGTGAGGATCCCTACGACACGGTCGTGCGGGAGGTGGAGGAGGAGACCGGCTACGTCGTCGAACCCACCGGCCTGCTCGGCATGGACTCCTTCCACCGCCTCTTCCCGGGCCGCAGCCTCCGCCGGGGCGTGGACCACCACGGCGTACGGCTGGTCTACGAGGCACAGATCACCGGCGGCGAACTGCGCTACGAGACGAACGGCTCCACGGACATGGCGGCCTGGCATCCGCTCGACGCGGTGCCCGACCTGACCCTGGTCCCCATGGTCGAGAAGGGCCTGGCGCTGTGGCGTGAGCGTCCGGCGACGGGACGGGTACCCCGGAAAATGAACACTGAGTGA
- a CDS encoding S8 family serine peptidase, translating into MTLTPQREPKPGARRAARIAVAAGLVAALSAAGPIPMALAVDPAPAATDPSVKSAHDKLGSDDADLLAEAKADGDKNVTMMIATAPGQTEKVAGQLDAVGSVGRTYDKLGYVRATVPTGKADSAIAAAAKLSSVHGIDLREEIPLDDPAVDTRKSAPAATSYTGPSKSTPAENPYNPSFETGAVDFVEDHPKSDGRGITIGILDSGIDLSHPALQKTSTGERKIVDWVTATDPLLDSDRTWRPMVTSVSGPTFAYGGKTWTAPAGSYQVSTFLESYTTGGDAAGDANRDGDKTDSWGVLYDAANGTVRVDLNNNNDFGDDTPMKPYKDGFQIGYFGTDNPSTDVAERQPFVVQIRKDVPMDPLGGDWVGKKSDFVNIGVIESEHGTHVAGITAANGLFGGKMNGAAPGAKLVASRACTWTGGCTNVALTEGMIDLVVNRGVDIVNMSIGGLPALNDGNNARAELYTRLIDTYGVQLVISAGNSGPGANTIGDPGLADKVISVGATISKETWAANYGSAVQKSYAMMPFSSRGPREDGGFTPTLSAPGAAINTIQTWLPGAPVAEAGYSLPAGYGMLQGTSMASPQAAGASALLLSAAKQKGIALTPAKLRTALTSTADHIKGVQAYEEGAGLINIEDAWDSIRDGATANEYTVKAPVDTAIDQLLKTPGFGTGVYDREGGLKAGQKKTYDVTITRTSGADKAIRHELHLENNAGDTFRIVGSDEISLGLNKPVTVQVAAKPSSAGVKSAILEVDDPRTEGIDKQVLNTVVVSAPLKYTYSAAGSVQRNSNKSYFVTVPEGAKSLEVAIGGLKDKSQTRFIAIHPYGTPSDNTGTPYCYNNYLAGNGCKPDVRAYADPQPGVWEIEVESRRTSPLLDNPYTLDVTILGAAFDPETVTVPEAKVGTPAAASWKVTNNYAAIDGKLAGGPLGSSKTARPTIAEGVTQTTTVEVPAGATSLDVSIGNVSDAAADLDLVVKDASGAQVGSSADGDSEEAVSVAKPAAGKYSIEVVGYSVPSGSTAYDYLDVFFSAALGSVTVDESPVKLGTGASATVTGTATAQAAAPEGREFFGQVQLLNARGTVAGLGSVKIEKVTP; encoded by the coding sequence ATGACCCTCACCCCCCAGCGCGAACCGAAGCCGGGTGCGAGACGCGCGGCCCGCATAGCCGTGGCCGCAGGTCTCGTCGCCGCGCTCTCCGCGGCCGGGCCGATACCCATGGCCCTGGCTGTGGACCCCGCGCCCGCCGCGACGGACCCGAGCGTCAAGTCCGCGCACGACAAGCTCGGTTCGGACGACGCCGATCTGCTCGCCGAGGCCAAGGCCGACGGCGACAAGAACGTCACGATGATGATCGCGACCGCGCCCGGCCAGACCGAGAAGGTCGCCGGGCAGCTGGACGCGGTCGGCTCTGTGGGCCGCACCTACGACAAGCTCGGCTACGTCCGGGCCACCGTCCCCACCGGCAAGGCCGACTCGGCCATCGCCGCCGCCGCGAAGCTCTCCTCGGTACACGGCATCGATCTGCGCGAGGAGATCCCCCTGGACGACCCCGCGGTCGACACCAGGAAGTCGGCGCCCGCCGCGACCTCGTACACGGGTCCGAGCAAGAGCACCCCGGCCGAGAACCCGTACAACCCGTCCTTCGAGACGGGCGCCGTCGACTTCGTGGAGGACCACCCGAAGTCGGACGGCCGCGGCATCACCATCGGCATCCTCGACTCGGGCATCGACCTCAGTCACCCGGCGCTGCAGAAGACCTCGACCGGCGAGCGGAAGATCGTCGACTGGGTCACCGCCACCGACCCGCTCCTCGACAGCGACCGCACCTGGCGCCCGATGGTGACCTCGGTCTCCGGGCCCACCTTCGCCTACGGCGGCAAGACCTGGACCGCGCCTGCCGGTTCGTACCAGGTCAGCACCTTCCTGGAGTCGTACACCACCGGCGGGGACGCGGCCGGCGACGCCAACCGCGACGGCGACAAGACCGACTCCTGGGGCGTCCTGTACGACGCCGCGAACGGCACCGTCCGGGTCGACCTGAACAACAACAACGACTTCGGTGACGACACCCCGATGAAGCCGTACAAGGACGGCTTCCAGATCGGCTACTTCGGCACCGACAACCCGTCCACGGACGTCGCCGAGCGGCAACCGTTCGTCGTGCAGATCCGCAAGGACGTGCCGATGGACCCGCTGGGCGGCGACTGGGTCGGCAAGAAGTCCGACTTCGTCAACATCGGCGTCATCGAGTCCGAGCACGGCACCCACGTCGCCGGCATCACCGCCGCGAACGGCCTGTTCGGCGGCAAGATGAACGGCGCGGCCCCGGGCGCGAAGCTCGTCGCCTCCCGTGCCTGCACCTGGACCGGCGGCTGCACCAACGTCGCGCTCACCGAGGGCATGATCGACCTCGTCGTCAACCGCGGCGTCGACATCGTCAACATGTCCATCGGCGGCCTCCCGGCGCTGAACGACGGCAACAACGCCCGCGCCGAGCTGTACACGCGGCTCATCGACACCTACGGCGTCCAACTGGTCATCTCGGCCGGCAACTCCGGCCCCGGCGCCAACACCATCGGCGACCCGGGCCTGGCCGACAAGGTCATCTCGGTCGGCGCGACCATCTCCAAGGAGACGTGGGCCGCCAACTACGGCTCGGCCGTGCAGAAGTCGTACGCGATGATGCCGTTCTCCTCGCGCGGCCCGCGTGAGGACGGCGGCTTCACCCCGACGCTCTCCGCGCCGGGCGCCGCGATCAACACCATCCAGACCTGGCTGCCGGGCGCCCCGGTCGCCGAGGCCGGCTACTCGCTCCCGGCCGGCTACGGCATGCTCCAGGGCACCTCGATGGCGTCCCCGCAGGCGGCGGGCGCGTCCGCGCTGCTGCTGAGCGCCGCCAAGCAGAAGGGCATCGCCCTGACGCCGGCCAAGCTGCGCACCGCGCTCACCTCGACCGCCGATCACATCAAGGGTGTGCAGGCGTACGAGGAAGGTGCCGGGCTCATCAACATCGAGGACGCCTGGGACTCGATCCGTGACGGCGCCACCGCCAACGAGTACACGGTCAAGGCACCAGTCGACACCGCGATCGACCAGCTCCTGAAGACCCCGGGCTTCGGCACGGGCGTCTACGACCGCGAGGGCGGCCTGAAGGCCGGCCAGAAGAAGACGTACGACGTCACGATCACGCGTACGTCCGGCGCGGACAAGGCGATCCGGCACGAGCTGCACCTGGAGAACAACGCCGGTGACACCTTCCGGATCGTCGGCTCCGACGAGATCAGCCTCGGCCTGAACAAGCCGGTCACCGTCCAGGTCGCCGCCAAGCCGTCCTCGGCCGGCGTCAAGAGCGCGATCCTGGAGGTCGACGACCCGCGCACCGAGGGCATCGACAAGCAGGTCCTCAACACGGTCGTGGTCTCGGCCCCGCTGAAGTACACCTACTCGGCGGCCGGTTCGGTGCAGCGCAACAGCAACAAGTCGTACTTCGTGACCGTCCCCGAGGGCGCGAAGTCGCTGGAGGTCGCGATCGGCGGGCTGAAGGACAAGAGCCAGACGCGGTTCATCGCCATCCACCCGTACGGCACCCCGTCCGACAACACCGGTACGCCGTACTGCTACAACAACTACCTCGCCGGCAACGGCTGCAAGCCGGACGTGCGTGCCTACGCCGACCCGCAGCCCGGCGTCTGGGAGATCGAGGTCGAGTCGCGCCGTACGTCGCCGCTGCTCGACAACCCGTACACGCTGGACGTCACCATCCTGGGCGCGGCCTTCGACCCGGAGACCGTGACCGTCCCCGAGGCCAAGGTCGGCACCCCGGCCGCCGCCTCCTGGAAGGTGACCAACAACTACGCCGCGATCGACGGCAAGCTGGCCGGCGGCCCGCTCGGCTCGTCGAAGACGGCGCGTCCGACCATCGCCGAGGGCGTCACGCAGACCACCACGGTCGAGGTGCCCGCGGGCGCCACGTCGCTGGACGTCTCCATCGGCAACGTCTCCGACGCGGCCGCGGACCTCGACCTGGTGGTGAAGGACGCGTCCGGCGCCCAGGTCGGCAGCTCCGCCGACGGTGACTCGGAGGAGGCGGTCTCGGTCGCGAAGCCGGCCGCCGGAAAGTACAGCATCGAGGTCGTCGGCTACTCGGTGCCGTCCGGCTCGACGGCGTACGACTACCTGGACGTGTTCTTCTCCGCCGCGCTCGGCAGCGTCACCGTCGACGAGTCGCCGGTGAAGCTCGGCACGGGTGCCTCGGCCACCGTCACGGGC